One Streptomyces sp. R28 DNA window includes the following coding sequences:
- a CDS encoding diguanylate cyclase yields the protein MGEDRRLAAVVALAQGMAAAHTPRESWRAAALGACRALDGSFAALSVWERELGRLRVLVNVGDRARGEEEFPGDEAYPVHQFPEITEFLHERWAAGGEPNAWVETADGPSTGHPGYCHQRVAALRRRGRGCCVVAPIVLNGRAWGELYVARSAGAPVFDRGDADFATVLASVVAAGMAQCERLEEARRLAFTDALTGLANRRAVDVRLEEAIERHRSHGVVVSLVVCDLNGLKRVNDTRGHAVGDRLLERFGSVLSLCGAMLPGALAARLGGDEFCLLAVGSPVGDVVKAADELCRRAAELELGEGVACGVASTEDAVGPVRSARRLFRLADAAQYQAKAVRADKPVVAGREGPDDPVVRLADAEPSEEGVVERRRFRGRVP from the coding sequence ATGGGTGAGGACAGACGGCTCGCGGCCGTAGTGGCGTTGGCGCAGGGGATGGCGGCGGCGCACACGCCGCGTGAGTCCTGGCGGGCGGCGGCGCTCGGGGCGTGTCGGGCGTTGGACGGGAGCTTCGCGGCGCTGTCGGTGTGGGAGCGGGAGCTCGGGCGGTTGCGGGTGCTCGTGAACGTGGGGGACCGGGCTCGGGGGGAGGAGGAGTTTCCGGGCGACGAGGCCTATCCCGTGCATCAGTTCCCGGAGATCACCGAGTTCCTGCACGAGCGGTGGGCCGCCGGCGGTGAGCCCAACGCCTGGGTGGAGACGGCCGACGGACCGTCCACCGGTCATCCCGGGTACTGCCATCAGCGGGTGGCCGCCCTGCGGCGGCGCGGGCGAGGGTGCTGTGTCGTGGCGCCGATCGTGCTGAACGGGCGGGCCTGGGGGGAGCTGTATGTCGCCCGGTCCGCCGGTGCGCCTGTCTTCGACCGTGGGGACGCCGACTTCGCGACCGTGCTGGCCTCCGTCGTGGCCGCCGGGATGGCGCAGTGCGAGCGGCTGGAGGAGGCTCGGCGGCTGGCGTTCACCGACGCGCTCACTGGGCTGGCCAATCGGCGTGCCGTCGATGTGCGGTTGGAGGAGGCCATTGAGCGGCATCGCAGCCACGGGGTCGTCGTGAGCCTCGTCGTCTGCGATCTCAATGGGCTCAAGCGTGTGAACGACACGCGGGGGCATGCCGTGGGGGACCGGCTTCTGGAGCGGTTCGGGTCGGTGCTGTCGCTGTGTGGCGCCATGCTGCCCGGGGCTCTCGCCGCCCGGCTCGGCGGTGACGAGTTCTGTCTGCTTGCCGTCGGGTCGCCTGTCGGCGATGTCGTGAAGGCTGCCGATGAATTGTGCCGTCGTGCCGCTGAGTTGGAGCTGGGGGAGGGGGTCGCGTGCGGGGTGGCGTCCACCGAGGATGCCGTCGGGCCGGTTCGCTCTGCGCGGCGGCTGTTCCGGCTCGCTGACGCGGCTCAGTACCAGGCGAAGGCGGTTCGGGCCGACAAGCCCGTGGTCGCGGGGCGGGAGGGGCCGGACGACCCGGTGGTGCGGCTCGCTGACGCGGAGCCGTCGGAGGAGGGGGTCGTGGAGCGGCGGCGCTTCCGTGGCCGAGTGCCGTGA
- a CDS encoding biotin--[acetyl-CoA-carboxylase] ligase: MTPQDASDDSRWSDLERPPLNAAALRRGLVREGGFWREVEVVQRTGSTNTDLVDLATEGKAGEGTVLVAEEQTAGKGRLDRQWTAPPRSGLFFSVLLNPAEVPAARWGWLPLLTGVAVATGLSRAAGVDTALKWPNDLLVTVGGEERKAGGILAERAGNDGVVVGVGINVTLREDELPVPQAGSLALAGAVSTDRDPLLRGVLRSLEEWYGRWRAAAGDPVVSGLQETYAAGCATLGRVVRAELPGDRSITGEAVAIDGDGRLVLATGEGVQEPVGAGDIVHLRPA; encoded by the coding sequence ATGACGCCGCAAGATGCATCAGACGACAGCCGCTGGTCCGATCTGGAACGTCCGCCGCTCAACGCGGCCGCGCTGCGACGCGGGCTCGTGCGGGAGGGCGGGTTCTGGCGCGAGGTGGAGGTGGTGCAGCGCACCGGCTCCACCAACACCGACCTGGTGGACCTGGCGACCGAGGGCAAGGCGGGCGAGGGCACGGTCCTGGTCGCCGAGGAGCAGACCGCCGGCAAGGGCCGCCTCGACCGGCAGTGGACGGCACCGCCCCGCTCGGGGCTGTTCTTCTCCGTGCTGCTGAACCCGGCCGAGGTGCCCGCGGCCCGCTGGGGGTGGCTGCCGCTGCTCACCGGAGTCGCCGTGGCGACGGGGCTGTCGCGGGCGGCCGGCGTCGACACGGCACTCAAGTGGCCCAACGACCTGCTGGTGACCGTCGGCGGCGAGGAACGCAAGGCCGGCGGGATCCTCGCGGAGCGCGCCGGGAACGACGGGGTGGTCGTCGGCGTCGGCATCAACGTCACGCTGCGTGAGGACGAGCTGCCGGTGCCCCAGGCGGGCTCGCTGGCCCTCGCCGGAGCCGTGAGCACCGACCGGGATCCGCTGCTGCGGGGCGTGCTGCGGTCGCTGGAGGAGTGGTACGGGCGTTGGCGGGCCGCGGCTGGGGACCCGGTGGTGAGTGGGCTGCAGGAGACGTATGCGGCGGGGTGCGCGACGCTGGGAAGGGTCGTACGGGCCGAGTTGCCGGGCGACCGGTCGATCACGGGGGAGGCGGTCGCCATCGACGGGGACGGACGGCTGGTACTGGCTACGGGGGAAGGGGTGCAGGAGCCTGTAGGGGCGGGGGACATCGTGCATCTGAGGCCGGCGTAG
- the hutH gene encoding histidine ammonia-lyase, translating to MHTVVVGTSGVTASDVLAVARGGARVELSDEALAALGAAREIVEALAAKPDPVYGVSTGFGALATRHISQELRAQLQRNIVRSHAAGMGPRVEREVVRALMFLRLKTVCSGHTGVRPGVAQTMADVLNAGITPVVHEYGSLGCSGDLAPLSHCALALMGEGEAEGPDGIVRPAGELLAAHGIAPVELREKEGLALLNGTDGMLGMLIMALADLDTLYKSADVTAALSLEGLLGTDKVLAPELHAIRPHPGQGASAANMLAVLRGSGLTGHHQDGAPRVQDAYSVRCAPQVAGAGRDTMAHARLVAERELASAVDNPVVLPDGRVESNGNFHGAPVAYVLDFLAIAVADLASIAERRTDRLLDKNRSHGLPPFLADDAGVDSGLMIAQYTQAALVSELKRLAVPASADSIPSSAMQEDHVSMGWSAARKLRTAVDNLTRVLAVELYAATRAIELREGLAPAPASQAVIDAVRAAGVQGPGPDRFLAPDLAAADAFVRGGELVVAVEKVTGPLR from the coding sequence ATGCACACTGTGGTGGTGGGGACGTCCGGGGTCACCGCGTCCGACGTCCTTGCCGTGGCGCGCGGTGGGGCGCGTGTCGAGTTGTCGGACGAGGCGCTCGCGGCGCTCGGCGCGGCGCGCGAGATCGTGGAGGCGCTGGCGGCCAAGCCCGACCCGGTCTACGGCGTCTCCACCGGCTTCGGGGCCCTTGCGACCCGGCACATCAGCCAGGAGCTGCGGGCCCAGCTGCAGCGCAACATCGTGCGCTCGCACGCCGCCGGGATGGGGCCGCGGGTGGAGCGGGAAGTCGTACGGGCGCTGATGTTCCTGCGGCTCAAGACCGTCTGCTCGGGGCATACCGGTGTGCGGCCGGGGGTCGCACAGACCATGGCCGACGTTCTCAACGCCGGGATCACGCCCGTCGTCCACGAATACGGTTCGCTCGGCTGCTCCGGTGATCTCGCTCCCCTCTCGCACTGCGCCCTCGCCCTGATGGGGGAAGGGGAGGCGGAAGGCCCGGACGGGATCGTGCGGCCTGCCGGAGAACTTCTCGCCGCCCACGGCATCGCACCCGTCGAGCTGCGTGAGAAGGAGGGCCTCGCCCTCCTCAACGGCACCGACGGCATGCTCGGGATGCTGATCATGGCCCTCGCCGACCTCGACACCCTTTACAAGTCCGCCGACGTCACCGCCGCGCTGAGCCTCGAAGGGCTCCTCGGGACCGACAAGGTGCTCGCCCCTGAGCTGCATGCCATTCGGCCGCATCCCGGTCAGGGCGCCTCCGCCGCCAACATGCTGGCCGTGCTGAGGGGTTCGGGGCTGACCGGGCATCACCAGGACGGAGCGCCCCGCGTGCAGGACGCGTACTCGGTGCGGTGTGCTCCGCAGGTCGCCGGTGCCGGGCGGGACACCATGGCGCACGCGCGGCTCGTCGCCGAGCGGGAGCTGGCGTCGGCGGTCGACAATCCCGTCGTGCTGCCCGACGGGCGCGTCGAGTCCAACGGCAACTTCCACGGGGCGCCCGTGGCTTACGTGCTCGACTTCCTCGCCATCGCGGTCGCCGACCTCGCCTCCATCGCCGAGCGCCGTACCGACCGGCTGCTGGACAAGAACCGCAGCCATGGGCTGCCGCCGTTCCTGGCCGACGACGCGGGTGTCGACTCGGGGCTGATGATCGCCCAGTACACGCAGGCCGCCCTGGTGAGCGAGTTGAAGCGGCTGGCCGTGCCCGCTTCCGCCGACTCCATTCCGTCCTCCGCCATGCAGGAGGACCACGTCTCCATGGGCTGGTCCGCCGCCCGCAAGCTGCGTACGGCCGTCGACAACCTCACGCGTGTTCTGGCGGTCGAGCTGTACGCCGCCACCCGTGCCATCGAGCTGCGGGAGGGACTCGCCCCGGCACCGGCCTCGCAGGCGGTCATCGACGCCGTACGGGCCGCCGGTGTCCAGGGTCCGGGGCCGGACCGGTTCCTGGCGCCCGACCTCGCCGCGGCCGACGCGTTCGTGCGTGGTGGGGAGCTGGTCGTGGCGGTGGAGAAGGTCACCGGGCCGCTCCGGTAA
- a CDS encoding LAETG motif-containing sortase-dependent surface protein → MSAAHRSSSTARRSLLTATAAGALLGALWFVPSANATGDEPARTDPSAAPTTQVTQQARAASESTGATAEDSTRLADTGSFDTTPYLVGGTVFLALGGGFVAYSVRRERLGF, encoded by the coding sequence GTGTCCGCCGCTCACCGATCGTCGTCCACCGCACGCCGATCGCTGCTGACCGCCACCGCCGCGGGGGCCCTGCTGGGCGCCCTGTGGTTCGTGCCCTCCGCCAACGCGACGGGGGACGAGCCGGCGAGAACGGACCCCTCCGCGGCCCCGACGACGCAGGTCACCCAGCAGGCACGGGCCGCGTCCGAGAGCACGGGCGCCACCGCCGAGGACAGCACCCGGCTCGCCGACACCGGAAGCTTCGACACCACGCCGTACCTCGTCGGCGGGACCGTCTTCCTCGCGCTGGGCGGGGGCTTCGTCGCCTACTCGGTGCGCCGTGAACGTCTCGGATTTTGA
- a CDS encoding adenylate/guanylate cyclase domain-containing protein — protein MTVDDTGSGTGADGRVDPHAADPGEDNPLALRLEGLILGAERRYTPFQAARSAGVSMELASRFWRAMGFADIGQAKALTEADVLALRRLAGLVEAGLLSEAMAVQVARSTGQTTARLAEWQIDSFLEGLTEPPEPGMTRTEVTYPIIELLLPELEEFLVYVWRRQLPASAGRVIQAADDEEMVDRRLAVGFADLVGFTRLTRRMEEEELGELVEAFETTAADLVAARGGRLVKTLGDEVLYAADDAGVAAEIALRLIETMAGDETMPELRVGIAFGTVTTRMGDVFGTTVNLASRLTSIAPRDAVLVDSAFAQELIRTGEAPASEAEAAEAAAAAEKEGEEPPVYRFALQPMWQRPVRGLGVIEPWLLTRRASAGGE, from the coding sequence GTGACCGTCGACGACACGGGCTCCGGCACGGGCGCGGACGGCCGGGTGGACCCCCACGCCGCCGACCCCGGCGAGGACAATCCGCTCGCCCTGCGCCTCGAAGGCCTCATTCTCGGCGCCGAGCGGCGCTACACCCCGTTCCAGGCGGCCCGTAGCGCCGGTGTCTCCATGGAGCTGGCGTCCCGGTTCTGGCGGGCCATGGGGTTCGCCGACATCGGGCAGGCCAAGGCGCTGACCGAGGCCGACGTACTGGCGCTCAGGCGCCTCGCCGGTCTCGTCGAGGCGGGACTGCTCAGCGAGGCCATGGCCGTACAGGTGGCCAGGTCCACCGGGCAGACCACGGCGCGGCTCGCCGAGTGGCAGATCGACTCGTTCCTGGAAGGGCTGACCGAGCCGCCGGAACCCGGCATGACGCGCACCGAGGTGACGTACCCGATCATCGAGCTGCTCCTGCCCGAGCTGGAGGAGTTCCTCGTCTACGTCTGGCGCCGCCAGCTCCCCGCCTCGGCCGGCCGGGTCATCCAGGCCGCCGACGACGAGGAGATGGTCGACCGGCGCCTCGCCGTGGGCTTCGCGGACCTGGTCGGCTTCACGCGCCTGACCCGCAGGATGGAGGAGGAGGAACTCGGCGAACTCGTCGAGGCCTTCGAGACCACCGCGGCCGATCTGGTGGCCGCGCGCGGGGGGCGACTGGTCAAGACCCTCGGCGACGAGGTCCTGTACGCGGCCGACGACGCGGGGGTCGCGGCGGAGATCGCCCTGCGGCTCATCGAGACGATGGCGGGCGACGAGACGATGCCCGAGCTGCGCGTCGGCATCGCCTTCGGCACGGTGACCACCCGGATGGGCGATGTCTTCGGTACGACCGTGAACCTGGCCTCCCGGCTCACGTCGATAGCTCCGCGTGACGCCGTTCTCGTCGACAGCGCCTTTGCGCAGGAACTCATCCGAACGGGTGAAGCCCCCGCGTCGGAGGCGGAGGCCGCGGAGGCCGCGGCCGCGGCGGAGAAGGAGGGGGAGGAGCCGCCCGTGTATCGGTTTGCGCTGCAGCCGATGTGGCAGCGGCCGGTGCGAGGGCTCGGTGTGATCGAGCCTTGGCTTTTGACGCGGAGGGCGTCCGCCGGGGGCGAGTGA
- a CDS encoding Ig-like domain-containing protein, with amino-acid sequence MTNSKRRKGLAVASALLGGVLVLSACSGGDDNASGDGDTSQAKVDEAAAKKTSEAQIKITPEDGTDNASINNSAAVTVSKGTLTEVTMTTAEGAAVEGAISADKTSWKPNAQLERSTTYKVAVSAKDSKGLEAHENASFTTVSPNNSFLGYFTPEDGSTVGVGMPVSINFDKSITNKAAVQKGITVSTTSGQEVVCHWFNDTRMDCRPDEYWQEGATVTLKMALDGVEGSDGVFGVQEKTVTFKIGRNQISYVDAKTKQMKVTQDGKTIKTIPISAGSPENKTYEGIMVMSEMFKETRMNGATVGFTDDDGKGEYDIKDVPHGIRLTNSGTFVHGNYWGAKSIFGSVNTSHGCVGLSDTKGANDKGTAGYWFYNHSIVGDVVVVQNTGDKTVAPDNGLNGWNMDWAQWKAGSAV; translated from the coding sequence ATGACGAACAGTAAGCGGCGCAAGGGCCTGGCGGTCGCGTCCGCACTGCTCGGCGGTGTCCTGGTGCTCTCTGCCTGCTCCGGCGGTGACGACAACGCCTCCGGCGACGGCGACACCTCGCAGGCCAAGGTCGACGAGGCAGCCGCCAAGAAGACCTCCGAGGCCCAGATCAAGATCACGCCCGAGGACGGCACCGACAACGCCTCCATCAACAACTCCGCCGCCGTCACCGTGAGCAAGGGCACGCTCACCGAGGTGACGATGACGACCGCCGAGGGCGCCGCGGTCGAGGGCGCGATATCCGCCGACAAGACCAGCTGGAAGCCCAACGCCCAGCTGGAGCGCTCCACGACCTACAAGGTCGCCGTGAGCGCGAAGGACTCGAAGGGCCTGGAGGCCCACGAGAACGCCTCCTTCACCACGGTCTCCCCGAACAACAGCTTCCTCGGCTACTTCACGCCGGAGGACGGCTCCACGGTCGGCGTCGGCATGCCCGTGTCGATCAACTTCGACAAGTCGATCACCAACAAGGCGGCCGTCCAGAAGGGCATCACCGTCTCCACCACCAGCGGCCAGGAAGTCGTCTGCCACTGGTTCAACGACACCCGCATGGACTGCCGGCCCGACGAGTACTGGCAGGAGGGCGCCACCGTCACCCTGAAGATGGCCCTGGACGGCGTCGAGGGCTCCGACGGTGTCTTCGGTGTCCAGGAGAAGACGGTCACCTTCAAGATCGGCCGCAACCAGATCTCCTACGTCGACGCGAAGACCAAGCAGATGAAGGTCACGCAGGACGGCAAGACCATCAAGACCATCCCGATCTCCGCCGGCTCGCCCGAGAACAAGACGTACGAGGGCATCATGGTGATGTCGGAGATGTTCAAGGAGACGCGCATGAACGGCGCGACCGTGGGCTTCACCGACGACGACGGCAAGGGCGAGTACGACATCAAGGACGTGCCGCACGGCATCCGCCTCACCAACTCCGGCACCTTCGTGCACGGCAACTACTGGGGTGCCAAGTCCATCTTCGGCAGCGTGAACACCAGCCACGGCTGCGTGGGCCTGTCCGACACCAAGGGTGCCAACGACAAGGGCACGGCGGGCTACTGGTTCTACAACCACTCGATCGTCGGTGACGTGGTGGTCGTCCAGAACACCGGCGACAAGACGGTCGCCCCGGACAACGGCCTCAACGGCTGGAACATGGACTGGGCGCAGTGGAAGGCCGGTTCGGCCGTCTGA
- a CDS encoding ABC transporter permease has translation MFFTYLRRELRRRRKAALVVASGLALGIALVIVVNSVSSGMSKAQDKVLQSLYGLGTDMTVTKAAEPTANSSERPRFQFDAQDDGSDEEQSTDRVMVQGFQTLASSTVTKVGDQSGVSDAVGGLSLQVLKVSGQFTRGQFQQDRSSGGQQGQGPGQSGGAGSQPQGEVRGGGADFDVNNYSVYGTDVTKPALGPLTSSKITSGRTFKTTETDAEVVVADTSYAKEKKLKVGSTVTVKGTEFKVIGIATPDSGDAAANLYIPLKQAQTLADAKGKVTTIYVKATDSQQIDSVKSTIQKNISGTTVTTSADLADTVSGSLSTASSLATSVGKWLSIAVLVAAFLVAGLLTSSAVSRRVREFGTLKALGWKSGRVTRQVVGEAIVNGLLGGVLGIAAGLAGAYVVTAISPTLQAQLGGGTGGGGGMGAGPGGGGFGGGGPGRQTASTTLDVALTAPVSLTTVALAVGLAVTGGLIAGAFGGWRASRLRPADALRRVE, from the coding sequence ATGTTCTTCACCTACCTGAGGCGCGAGCTGCGCCGCCGCAGAAAGGCGGCGCTCGTCGTCGCCTCCGGACTCGCGCTGGGCATCGCGCTGGTCATCGTGGTCAACTCCGTGTCCTCCGGCATGAGCAAGGCCCAGGACAAGGTCCTGCAGTCCCTGTACGGCCTCGGTACGGACATGACCGTCACCAAGGCCGCCGAGCCGACCGCGAACAGCTCCGAGCGGCCGCGCTTCCAGTTCGACGCCCAGGACGACGGCTCCGACGAGGAGCAGTCCACCGACCGCGTCATGGTCCAGGGCTTCCAGACGCTCGCGAGCTCGACCGTCACCAAGGTCGGCGATCAGAGCGGTGTCTCGGACGCGGTCGGCGGGCTGAGCCTGCAGGTCCTCAAGGTCAGCGGGCAGTTCACGCGGGGTCAGTTCCAGCAGGACCGGAGCAGCGGGGGCCAGCAGGGCCAGGGGCCCGGCCAGAGCGGTGGCGCCGGCAGTCAGCCGCAGGGTGAAGTACGCGGTGGCGGCGCCGACTTCGACGTCAACAACTACTCCGTCTACGGCACCGACGTCACCAAGCCGGCGCTCGGCCCGCTGACCTCGTCGAAGATCACCAGTGGGCGTACGTTCAAGACGACGGAGACGGACGCCGAGGTCGTCGTCGCCGACACGTCGTACGCCAAGGAGAAGAAGCTCAAGGTCGGCTCCACGGTCACCGTCAAGGGCACCGAGTTCAAGGTGATCGGCATCGCCACGCCCGACAGCGGGGACGCGGCCGCCAACCTCTACATCCCGCTGAAGCAGGCGCAGACGCTCGCCGACGCCAAGGGCAAGGTCACCACGATCTACGTCAAGGCGACCGACTCCCAGCAGATCGACTCCGTCAAGTCGACCATCCAGAAGAACATCTCCGGTACGACGGTGACGACTTCCGCGGACCTCGCGGACACGGTGTCCGGATCCCTGTCGACGGCTTCGTCTCTCGCCACCAGCGTCGGCAAGTGGCTGTCCATCGCGGTGCTGGTGGCGGCGTTCCTGGTGGCCGGGCTGCTGACCTCCTCGGCGGTGTCGCGCCGGGTGCGGGAGTTCGGCACGCTGAAGGCGCTGGGGTGGAAGTCGGGGCGGGTGACCCGGCAGGTGGTCGGCGAGGCGATCGTCAACGGGCTGCTCGGCGGCGTGCTGGGTATCGCGGCCGGGCTCGCGGGGGCGTACGTCGTGACGGCGATCAGCCCCACGCTGCAGGCGCAGTTGGGTGGCGGTACCGGGGGCGGTGGCGGCATGGGCGCCGGCCCGGGGGGCGGTGGCTTCGGGGGCGGAGGTCCTGGACGCCAGACGGCGAGCACCACGCTCGACGTCGCGCTGACGGCGCCGGTCAGCCTGACGACGGTTGCCCTTGCGGTCGGGCTGGCGGTGACGGGTGGGTTGATCGCGGGTGCCTTCGGCGGCTGGCGGGCGTCTCGGCTCCGCCCGGCGGATGCCCTGCGCCGCGTCGAGTAG
- a CDS encoding ABC transporter ATP-binding protein, translated as MYELRNVTKRYTRGKETVDALDGVDLTIADGDRLVIQGPTGGGKSTLLQMLGGLDRPTAGEVVLDGTDLAKLSETRLTKVRSENIGFVFQSFNLIPTLTAQENVEIALVPLGIKAKERRERAAEALKSVGLGERLGHLPSEMSGGQQQRVAIARALVKEPKVLLADEPTGNLDESMRDEIMDVLERMWKELGLTFIMVTHDSAIAKKAPRVATIRKGRISVKENAGA; from the coding sequence ATGTACGAACTCAGAAACGTCACCAAGCGCTACACCCGAGGCAAGGAAACCGTCGACGCCCTCGACGGAGTCGACCTCACCATCGCCGACGGCGACCGGCTCGTCATCCAGGGCCCAACCGGCGGCGGCAAGTCCACTCTCCTGCAGATGCTCGGTGGCCTCGACCGGCCCACCGCAGGTGAAGTCGTCCTGGACGGCACCGACTTGGCCAAGCTCTCCGAGACCCGGCTGACCAAGGTCCGCAGCGAGAACATCGGGTTCGTGTTCCAGTCCTTCAACCTCATCCCCACCCTCACCGCACAGGAGAACGTCGAGATCGCCCTCGTCCCCCTCGGCATCAAGGCGAAGGAGCGGCGCGAACGGGCCGCCGAGGCGCTGAAGTCGGTCGGGCTCGGCGAGCGGCTCGGGCATCTGCCGAGCGAGATGTCCGGCGGTCAGCAGCAGCGCGTCGCCATCGCCCGCGCGCTGGTCAAGGAGCCGAAGGTGCTGCTGGCCGACGAACCCACCGGCAACCTCGACGAGTCGATGCGCGACGAGATCATGGACGTGCTCGAACGCATGTGGAAGGAACTCGGGTTGACCTTCATCATGGTCACCCACGACTCGGCGATCGCGAAAAAGGCCCCGCGGGTGGCGACCATCCGCAAGGGACGGATCAGTGTCAAGGAGAACGCGGGGGCGTAA
- a CDS encoding enoyl-CoA hydratase/isomerase family protein gives MGEERFGEFVLVRRHGDGGVGHVAELVLDRPKAMNAVSTEMARSISGACAALGADRDVRVVVLTSTHERAFCVGADLKERNSFSDADLVRQRPVTRGAYTGVLELPVPTIAAVHGFALGGGFELALSCDVIVADRTAVVGLPEVSVGVIPGGGGTQLLPRRVGAARAAELIFTARRVEAGEARELGLVDVLVEEGRDREEALALGGRIAVNSPVGLRAAKRALRVGHGLDLRAGLEVEDAAWRATAFSGDRAEGVAAFNEKRRPEWPGEWPGE, from the coding sequence ATGGGTGAGGAGCGGTTCGGGGAGTTCGTGCTGGTGCGGCGGCACGGTGACGGAGGTGTCGGGCATGTCGCGGAGCTCGTCCTCGACCGGCCCAAGGCCATGAACGCCGTGTCGACGGAGATGGCCCGTTCGATCTCGGGGGCGTGCGCGGCGTTGGGTGCGGACCGTGACGTACGGGTGGTGGTGCTGACCTCGACGCATGAGAGGGCGTTCTGTGTCGGGGCGGATCTGAAGGAGCGGAATTCGTTCAGTGACGCGGATCTGGTGCGACAGCGGCCCGTGACGCGGGGGGCGTACACGGGGGTGCTGGAGTTGCCGGTGCCGACGATCGCGGCGGTGCACGGCTTCGCGCTGGGCGGTGGCTTCGAGCTGGCGTTGTCCTGCGATGTGATCGTGGCCGACCGTACGGCCGTGGTGGGGCTGCCCGAGGTGTCGGTCGGGGTGATTCCGGGAGGTGGGGGCACCCAGTTGCTGCCTCGGCGGGTGGGAGCCGCTCGGGCGGCGGAGCTGATCTTCACGGCGCGGCGCGTCGAGGCCGGTGAGGCCCGGGAGCTGGGGCTCGTGGATGTGCTGGTGGAGGAGGGGCGGGACCGGGAGGAGGCCCTGGCGCTGGGGGGTCGGATCGCCGTGAACTCGCCGGTGGGGCTGCGGGCGGCCAAGCGGGCGCTGCGGGTGGGGCACGGCCTGGATCTGCGGGCCGGGCTGGAGGTCGAGGACGCGGCTTGGCGGGCGACGGCGTTCTCGGGGGACAGGGCGGAGGGGGTGGCGGCGTTCAACGAGAAGCGGCGGCCTGAGTGGCCGGGGGAGTGGCCGGGGGAGTGA